Below is a window of Humulus lupulus chromosome 2, drHumLupu1.1, whole genome shotgun sequence DNA.
GTGCCTTGATTGTAGGTTTGATGAATTGGTAGTCAACACACAAGATTGACTATTATAAAACTGTAATCATGTTGCTAATAGCTTCCTTCAATTCACTTTGGGCCAAAAGGAATTTTAGCTATCTTAattgattatttttaattattggaTGTGGATGTTTTGTTACTTTATTACTCTCTctaattttatttctaaaatttgAATCGAGGGAAAACCAAAGGAAGAAACTTTGGCTTGATTTCCTATATTTTAAtagattttcttttattttacttttaagaAGTTATTTATATTTGTTGGTTTATGTTGCAGGTTTACTTATCAACTTTTCTATGCTCAAGATTTGATATTCTTCTTGCggcattttcttttatttttcttcaattgaTTTTGGTTTAAAACAATAGTTCAACCTAATAAATTATATTGGTATTAGTTATTTTGATATGAAAATTCTTTTGTCTAATTTCCAAGAGTATATTTGCATGCTCTTTGGCTAGACAATGAGTTTTGTTGGCTAAAGAAAATCCCTCCCCCAAGTTGTACTCCCTATATTATGCATTctgaataaaataaatttattcccCACAACAAAAAATTAGATATTCAAAGTAAtctatttattcataaataataaaaacacaCCAACTTGTTTCTAGttgtatttatatatgtatactcCAAACTTGtcttaaaataagaaaataaagaaaaaaaattcctaAATCAAAAAATTGTAACTAGTGCAACATGTTAATTTGTAACTGCTTATCACCCTATAAAACTATAACCAATTATTGTCATATTTGTAACTAGTTACCTACtttaaaaattgtaaaatattaaTCAAGTGaagataaaaatatttttgttacTTTCTTTATTTCTCTTCCAAAAATTCTCATTTGCTTTATCTTTTTAACTGTTTGAAattttttggtaaaaaaataaacatttccTTCATCATGACAAATCTTAGCTAAATAGCTTCCAAATTTTAAACAAGTTTGAAACAATGGTTTCTTTTAAAGATACATGTATAATCTTACATTTAACAAGAGTAAAATAGAATACTTTTCCTTTTTACATGCCTCCATATTTTGTTCCCTTGAGTAAAAGAGTTATCTGGACTATCTTTTGCTTTACTATATGTGGATATGGATAATGCTTaaagtttttaaaatttaatgaaactaaattatattattattttaaattgtgaGTGGTCTCATTTGTTTATagacataattaaaaaatatatgaaaaattatgtagatatatatatttaaatatatatatagggagcgaTTACAATGCATTCACTTTTTTTACAATAGCAGTGCGGCCACTTTATGTTTTCTACACcttgataaaaaaaatttccaatttttttatatgacagtgtatattgtaATAATTTAAGACAccttgcaaattttcaaaaaaattcgaataatttacagtgttgaaaataaagttcaaacaaTTGACTTTTATAAgggtataaaaaaaataaacacgtGTGCAACAAGCCCTATTTTCGGTACCATTATTTATttggaatttcttaaaaatttgtaggatattCTAGGTAGCTACAATGTACAacatcatataaatttttttgggattatatctatctaggtgccgaaaatagaaaaaggatgcaccTGTATTGTCAAAAAAATAAATGCGTTGTCATcgcttcatatatatatatatactatatacatATGGGTATATGcataaaggaaaaaaaatcatatagtATATAGTAGAATTTACTTATACATTTAAATTAAtcatcattttttaattattcaagtttaatattatattgtttttaAATTCATTCTCATACGTAGATTTTTCTAAAACTTGATTACGAAAACGTCATATAAAGTatggatttttaaaaataattcaagtAAAAGTTAGACATACGAGAAtgtcatatttttatatattacctattaaaatctcatatttttaaaAAGATCCTTTATTTTTCTAAAAGCTATATTTACAAAATACTGTAGCCTACTTTAAAACCTTTTATTTCTCTCATGTTGCacttaaacattttttttatttgaaaaatcatatttgaaataaattttaaaatataatacttTAATAttgtaaagaaaaataaataaagatgtaAAACAAAAGGTAGGATTTTGGTGATATATACTTTATAATTGTATTTATGGTACTTAAATATCTAAGTAAAATTTTTGGCGACATAACGCCTTACAGTTAATGTTTTGGTGCAGTTGTCACTCTCTGACTGTCAACTATGTTTTAAGGATACATGGACGCACTAGATTGGATAAAATTTTAAAGTGAAATTTGTAGcataactatttatgtagttatatttATTGCACTTATATGACTAACTAATTTTTTTATCGGCATATGTAACTccttttacatattaatttattttattttaaattgaaataaattaaatttaaaatataataaataaaattatttcaaaataaattaagtttaaatattttaaaaattgaaataattttttatttaaattaaaaaaagtcaaatttaaataaaatcaataaatttatttcaaaataaattaagtttttaaaattaagcatttaaatacaaaaaatataattacataagAAATTATGCCGCAATATTCATTTTAACTTTTTATCCAATCTGATGTAGCCACATGTCCCTAGAACACATTAATGGCGGGCGAGTGACGATAGGGAGGTATACtcccaaattttttatttatttaagtgtaACAAATACAACTACCTGAAGAGTTAAACTGCAAATTTTTTCAGAAAAGAATAAACTTGGGACATGATTTGAGTCCTAAATAAATGTATAGATAAAGAGGGCTAGGCCTACATAAGGTTTATTAACGAATAGTCGAAACGCACCAAGAACACCAGTCTGTAAAAGAAGAAATAGTATTTAAACATCTGCACAGGTCATATTTCAACCATATTTAATAGCAAATGCAACTCTCTCCTGCAAATCCAAAATGAAGAGTGTTAGACCATATAAAACATCTTTTCCATCATTCTTATCCTTGATAATGCATATAAAACAAAACTAAGACATTGTATAAGACAATATTTTCCAATGAACAGGATCTAAATTGATGGAGAGAGAGAATCTGTATTAAAAAACTTGCAAAATATGCTGAGTGGAAGGAACCTTTCTACATGAATATATACTTGACATCCACAGAACTTATTACACTATTTATTCTAATCTGAACCATTTTTAATTGGGAAAACCAGAGAGGCCCAAGGACGATAAAAATAACACTACTTTTCACTTGAGACTTATTTTGTACAAATTGTATATAAACCAAAGAAATCTTCGATTATGAATATATTTGTGTGGGGGGGTGTGTTTTCCTTAACATAAACCAAagacattttaattatttatgctTAAAATGCATATCCATGATGAATATAATCTAACCTTGGTTCTCAGGAAGTGGAAGACTCCAATAGATTCTGAACGTCTTTCTGCATATAGAAAGAAAAAGAGAGTTGGGCGACGTAATATAATGGGCTTCCTCAGAATCAAAGATGAGTAAATGAGATAATTTTCTCTGACCTCAATTTTGAGAGGAGCTGTGGTAGGAGCATATCTCTCCACAACCTTTCCTTCTTTATTTACCAAAAACTTTGTGAAGTTCCACTTAATTCCATCTCCAAAGATGCCCCCTTTCTGTGCTTTCAGGAATTTGTAAAGGGGAGCTGCTTCTTTCCCATTCACCTCAACCTAATATAACCAAATGAAACGTTTTAAACAATGAATGAGTGAATGCCCACATATTTTGCTATGAACATTAAATCTTTGCTTTTATGTAAATAGCGGCGAACAGAATATCAAGATTCTATGAAAAAATAATTGCTGAATCAGTTCAGTACTAAGCTACAAGTTATTTCTTGCGATGATTATTAGTATATGTCATTCAGAGATAAAGCAGCATAACAACTGACAAGTGCTCCCCACGGAAGGAGTTTATAAAGTTTAAAATTGGAATTAACAAAACCTTTGAGAAGCTTTGCTTCTGCTTTTCTTTCCATTTATCAGGATTACCTTATCAAAAATTGGGAATTCAGCTTTGAACCTGGTGCATACAACGTCCTGGATCTCCTCATTGTTTCCGGGTTCTTGTCCAGCAAATTGGTTGCAAGGAAATGCCAGGATCTCAAAACCTACCAGGAACAATACATTCGATGACATACAAACTTGCCCGTCTCAGTGCTCGCCCAAAACCTGTTAATATAGAAACTTATAGAAATTGCATGAGAATGAGTTTTGTACCTTTGTCTTTGTACTTTTCATAAAGAACATTCAACTCCTTGTAGTTTGACTGTGTTAAACCACTGCAAAATaatgaaaacaaaataaagataacaaaactaTAAAGaaagagagttttttttttttaaaaaaaaaaaaatcaagttgaACACATAAGTACCATAGAGAAAGAGAGTTGTTGCTGTTAGAaaaccatttttttatttttttgaaagaaaTGTTAGAAAACTATTAATGGAAGAGTTTGTCCATAATTGTAGTGATTTGTGTCCAAGTTTTGAGTTATTGACATTTCTCTATAGAGGTTCTATTATGAGAACTTGTAACTACCAGTCGATTATCTATAAGCAAACAGTATGTGATTACTCTGCTCTAACATTGCTTAGGTAGATTACCATGAGAAATTGTTGGAACTTTTTGTTAAAAGTTAAAATGAAtggttaaaaaaaattgaaaaagtataATTGTttgtgatatgggaaaagtcccacatggatttGAAACTTTCTTCTATGTATATAAGATGCAAGTGCCATCCATtgggtgtgccccaaggggtacccagttttgtgcgaatgGATAAGGACTCACACACTTGATCACCACATGCGCGCCGCCACCGTCCATCCGAGGGACGGGTAGTGTGATGTCATactttattttttgttgaaaaattatttaataataaaataaatattttttacttattaattaatttttaaaacgaTTTTTTAAGAAGCAGTAAACGTTACATAAGTCTAATTAGAAAAAACGAGAAGACGCATCTTTTTTCTGAGAAAAAAATATTCTCTTCTGAATT
It encodes the following:
- the LOC133818713 gene encoding probable glutathione peroxidase 2 translates to MHLWKFTNLVSLLFVVFALFYYHHTHQFHLSIMAETEQTPKSIYDFTVKDIRGNDVSLSEYSGKVVLIVNVASKCGLTQSNYKELNVLYEKYKDKGFEILAFPCNQFAGQEPGNNEEIQDVVCTRFKAEFPIFDKVEVNGKEAAPLYKFLKAQKGGIFGDGIKWNFTKFLVNKEGKVVERYAPTTAPLKIEKDVQNLLESSTS